From Kineosporia succinea, the proteins below share one genomic window:
- a CDS encoding NACHT domain-containing protein yields the protein MRKRAFSYADAARLMGGGDDQLVRALDTLAGGALLVATAGGSELAISLFDAKSEFTRLSEQLVKGLSDRARGLGRLDQNDRMAAAQAVIVVLAYFEAVREADLPLDLDELRLDRADQTRIVTGAAEGKHLADLAAGLLHAPEAAPSPFWVPQEHPTRLLNRYRTSSLGLLSFLEGSAVWDTWSETDRDRVTKLLLGTVPAVAIRRRETLLRRLAVEFPELAFYLDRADHAATRQAVATGLAALEANLRAVAPLPPDPGTQTRRALALSHAAGLGRAVVASGDVPEFLRLPALRDGYIDPDFRFASAERHNQLHLAEFWAARPVQQNLGGFLAAHFGSPEASVRPLMVLGQPGAGKSVLTQFLAARLPPSDFLVVRVVLRQVPADADVQTQIEEAVRIATGEPTSWPALSRSAGNALRVVILDGFDELLQTTGVGQSAYLRELAAFQEREADQERPVAVVVTSRVSVADRALVPEAGVSVVHLEPFQARQIERWVEIWNDHNAASLESRGLQRLAARAVLAHPDLAEQPLLLLMLALYDCDGNSLQRAGDDLSTPELYERLLDRFARREVEKSGPELTARERDEAVRDELHRLSIAAVAMFNRGRQWVTQGELDDDLRALESENVMQRNDFRSPVTPGARAIGKFFFVHRMQSRQGGDELTAVEFLHATFGEYLVARLVVRELVNNLELLEFAELRGRRTPEPELGLLLDVLAYVPLTIRGTVLDTLGERLDRLGPERREALTQFLLRTFRAVAAGEAGATHTYRPRSQSPAGRQAMQTLNLLLLALCTRKKLLASELLGPVPDVPRHWRGHAMLWSSQCTPEGWGTVLGTVRVDRSVRTDGSRDLQLRRFSARVWLAEPVDPQWFLEGPTENAWAESSVGEMRQVAAFLQDAHVAGLTHSLDWTLHEEDIPVAFSLAGQFLPTGRGEVKSGNRILVDLWLSTALTAAGRSAPSLVDDCRDGLKLIQMLDARARGADEPAIDLVMTQILVNAALLPRDVLEEARELMAPEGLDGGAVHYPFESADRWFAELTRLLDSD from the coding sequence ATGAGGAAGCGGGCGTTCAGCTACGCCGATGCCGCGCGGCTGATGGGCGGGGGCGACGACCAGCTCGTCCGGGCCCTGGACACGCTGGCCGGGGGTGCGCTGCTGGTCGCCACGGCCGGCGGCAGTGAACTGGCGATCAGTCTGTTCGACGCCAAGTCGGAGTTCACCCGGCTCAGCGAGCAACTGGTGAAGGGCCTGTCCGACCGGGCGCGGGGGCTGGGGCGGCTCGACCAGAACGACCGGATGGCGGCGGCGCAGGCCGTCATCGTGGTGCTGGCCTACTTCGAGGCGGTGCGCGAGGCGGATCTGCCGCTGGACCTCGACGAGCTGCGTCTCGACCGGGCCGACCAGACCCGGATCGTGACCGGCGCGGCCGAGGGGAAGCACCTGGCGGACCTGGCGGCGGGGCTCCTGCACGCGCCCGAGGCGGCACCCTCACCGTTCTGGGTGCCGCAGGAGCACCCCACCCGTCTGCTGAACCGCTACCGCACCAGTTCCCTGGGCCTGCTCAGCTTTCTCGAGGGCTCCGCGGTCTGGGACACCTGGTCGGAGACCGACCGCGACCGGGTGACGAAGCTGCTGCTGGGAACGGTGCCCGCCGTCGCGATCCGTCGCCGGGAGACACTGCTGCGTCGCCTGGCGGTGGAGTTCCCGGAACTGGCCTTCTATCTCGACCGGGCCGACCACGCGGCCACCCGGCAGGCGGTGGCGACCGGCCTGGCGGCTCTGGAGGCGAACCTGCGGGCCGTCGCGCCCCTGCCTCCCGATCCCGGGACACAGACCCGCCGGGCTCTGGCGCTCAGCCACGCCGCCGGTCTGGGGCGCGCCGTGGTGGCCTCCGGCGACGTCCCCGAGTTCCTGAGACTCCCGGCGCTGCGCGACGGTTACATCGACCCGGACTTCCGGTTCGCCTCCGCCGAGCGGCACAACCAGCTGCACCTGGCCGAGTTCTGGGCGGCCCGGCCCGTGCAGCAGAACCTGGGCGGGTTCCTGGCCGCCCACTTCGGCAGCCCGGAGGCGAGCGTGCGTCCGCTGATGGTTCTCGGGCAGCCCGGGGCGGGCAAGTCGGTGCTCACCCAGTTCCTGGCCGCCCGTCTGCCGCCGAGCGACTTCCTCGTCGTGCGGGTCGTGCTGCGCCAGGTCCCCGCCGACGCCGACGTGCAGACCCAGATCGAAGAGGCGGTGCGCATCGCGACGGGTGAGCCGACCAGCTGGCCGGCCCTGTCCCGGTCGGCCGGGAACGCCCTGCGCGTGGTCATTCTCGACGGTTTCGACGAGCTGCTGCAGACCACCGGCGTCGGGCAGTCGGCCTACCTGCGTGAGCTGGCGGCGTTCCAGGAGCGCGAGGCCGACCAGGAGCGTCCGGTGGCGGTCGTCGTGACCAGCCGGGTGTCGGTGGCCGACCGCGCCCTGGTGCCCGAGGCCGGGGTCTCGGTGGTGCATCTCGAGCCCTTCCAGGCCCGGCAGATCGAGCGGTGGGTGGAGATCTGGAACGACCACAACGCCGCGAGTCTCGAGAGCCGGGGGCTGCAGCGTCTGGCGGCCCGGGCCGTGCTGGCGCACCCCGACCTGGCCGAGCAGCCGCTGCTGCTGCTCATGCTCGCCCTGTACGACTGTGACGGCAACAGCCTGCAGCGTGCCGGCGACGACCTGAGCACCCCGGAGCTCTACGAACGGCTCCTCGACCGCTTCGCCCGGCGCGAGGTGGAGAAGTCCGGCCCGGAGCTCACCGCTCGCGAGAGGGACGAGGCCGTGCGCGACGAGCTGCACCGGCTCTCGATCGCGGCCGTCGCCATGTTCAACCGCGGCCGGCAGTGGGTCACCCAGGGGGAACTGGACGACGACCTGCGCGCGCTGGAGTCCGAGAACGTGATGCAGCGCAACGACTTCCGGTCGCCGGTGACTCCCGGGGCGCGGGCGATCGGCAAGTTCTTCTTCGTGCACCGCATGCAGTCGCGGCAGGGTGGCGACGAGCTCACGGCCGTCGAGTTCCTGCACGCGACGTTCGGTGAGTACCTGGTGGCCCGGCTGGTGGTGCGCGAGCTCGTGAACAACCTCGAGCTGCTGGAGTTCGCCGAGCTCAGGGGGCGCCGCACGCCGGAGCCCGAACTCGGCCTGCTGCTGGACGTTCTCGCGTACGTCCCCCTGACGATCCGGGGCACCGTGCTGGACACGCTGGGGGAGCGGCTCGACCGTCTCGGGCCGGAACGGCGTGAGGCCCTGACCCAGTTCCTGCTGCGGACCTTCCGGGCGGTGGCCGCCGGCGAGGCCGGTGCGACGCACACCTATCGCCCGCGGTCACAGAGCCCGGCCGGGCGGCAGGCGATGCAGACGCTCAACCTGCTCCTGCTCGCCCTGTGCACGCGAAAGAAGCTCCTGGCCTCGGAACTTCTCGGCCCGGTCCCCGACGTTCCGCGTCACTGGCGCGGTCACGCCATGCTCTGGTCGTCGCAGTGCACCCCGGAGGGCTGGGGCACCGTTCTCGGCACGGTGCGGGTGGACCGCTCGGTGCGGACCGACGGCTCGCGCGACCTTCAGCTGCGGAGGTTCTCGGCCCGGGTGTGGCTGGCCGAGCCGGTCGACCCGCAGTGGTTCCTGGAGGGCCCGACGGAGAACGCCTGGGCCGAGTCGTCGGTGGGGGAGATGCGGCAGGTGGCCGCCTTTCTGCAGGACGCCCACGTCGCCGGTCTGACCCACTCGCTGGACTGGACGCTGCACGAGGAAGACATCCCCGTCGCCTTCAGCCTGGCCGGGCAGTTCCTGCCGACAGGGCGGGGCGAGGTGAAGTCCGGCAACCGGATCCTCGTCGATCTCTGGCTGTCCACAGCGCTCACCGCGGCCGGCCGGAGCGCGCCCTCGCTCGTCGACGACTGCCGTGACGGCCTGAAACTGATCCAGATGCTGGACGCACGGGCCAGGGGGGCCGACGAGCCGGCGATCGACCTCGTCATGACCCAGATCCTGGTCAACGCCGCGCTGCTGCCCCGGGACGTGCTCGAGGAGGCCCGGGAGCTGATGGCGCCCGAAGGCCTCGACGGCGGTGCCGTGCACTATCCCTTCGAGAGCGCCGACCGCTGGTTCGCCGAGCTCACCCGGCTGCTCGATTCCGACTGA
- a CDS encoding GNAT family N-acetyltransferase, producing the protein MSGEALRSERLLFPDAREVTTDQIGKTLLTRPTRPPLKAPETLALEPVDWPTYTTHRIEVEAGFGVDARGARAMVRGLRERCARLGLVMMSAHDHQERVGAIGWFSPHPGWARLQEVDVFPAHRGHGYGDALLAATFQHLDQNGVHTVIVGADEDDWPLSWYRRRGFEPVTRVTRSRG; encoded by the coding sequence ATGTCCGGGGAAGCACTGCGGTCCGAGCGCCTGCTCTTTCCCGATGCCCGCGAGGTGACCACCGACCAGATCGGCAAGACGCTCCTGACGCGACCGACGCGTCCACCGTTGAAGGCCCCGGAAACCCTTGCCCTGGAACCCGTCGACTGGCCCACGTACACCACGCACCGCATCGAGGTGGAGGCCGGGTTCGGGGTCGACGCCCGGGGAGCCCGGGCGATGGTGCGCGGGCTGCGGGAACGCTGCGCGCGGCTCGGGCTCGTCATGATGTCCGCCCACGACCACCAAGAGCGGGTGGGCGCGATCGGCTGGTTCTCACCGCACCCCGGCTGGGCGCGGCTGCAGGAGGTCGACGTGTTCCCCGCCCACCGCGGGCACGGCTACGGAGACGCCCTGCTGGCCGCCACCTTCCAGCACCTCGACCAGAACGGCGTGCACACCGTGATCGTCGGCGCCGACGAAGACGACTGGCCCCTGAGCTGGTACCGCCGGCGCGGCTTCGAGCCCGTCACCCGCGTGACCCGCAGCCGCGGCTGA
- a CDS encoding FlgD immunoglobulin-like domain containing protein, whose protein sequence is MPAHRFPGRRLAVAVATGLGGLLLAGPALAAPAPPGAAVSVLVPGQPMERSLRLVGASGFGVAVVQGDDDFVIGSRYDTTVLTGAEGDELTPRPAIRSEGWISDRVLLGVHDDELGWAVQRGQGNYEQSAWRAHRTNIFTGDDHVDGTISRPSVFTGNWFTYSSLLRYPADGDSIPLLKHFAGTGAGGVDGEMAVNRFGDDGRAIVDVAADDWTVVKVVADPPLPGPYEQDTAESRTYRVQRFENGGPWETLAETTDAISSVAFSRDTFSVAWDSQAPGQSRRIHTRRETENGPEETVFTDSDPDVADVDLAAGAGGVGYLVWGQDGDGAGQSELRIVNGETARTVPLPAGSAGLAAVGDRFLTAAGGSDQIAGVYSVSPDDRAVRTATVPSATQPVTGLSLAASTLYYADTTLDAAGYRSIWKTPVGAGLKLGKAKRVSLSGLPAEPAEQVQGQAFFSAGRGLVLGPDTPYKWRLLDRGKVTGTIDALNGYDVRPVISGPYALLERTVVDPEGEVVYSIPEANWYGSGQRDLFGSSVVFSLYPDYPESDAGAEVWLDDIENQEPELLGHAKGCWPGAPVSVWGELVAWISCETGVITIRNLRTGQERTVEGGPQSVYAASGRLELGEGAVFWTTYSDERSVFEGHVLDLLTPGATPVDLAGDWGLAAFDDHLLAHRTSIEGRVEVQRLPFEARYRPRLIGKLADASFRAAAEQTWKPRFDVTKPLVDVKLTITDAAGQVVRTLTGTAPDGSVRDLTWDGRDRQGRLQKVGLYRWTLTGSAADGDGTLRGKRGGELVTGSVRIKG, encoded by the coding sequence ATGCCCGCACACCGTTTTCCGGGGCGGCGGCTGGCCGTCGCCGTCGCCACTGGACTGGGGGGACTGCTGCTGGCCGGTCCGGCCCTGGCCGCGCCCGCGCCGCCCGGGGCCGCGGTGAGCGTGCTCGTTCCCGGCCAGCCGATGGAGCGCTCGCTGCGCCTGGTGGGTGCGTCCGGTTTCGGCGTCGCCGTGGTGCAGGGTGACGACGACTTCGTGATCGGGTCGCGGTACGACACCACGGTGCTCACCGGCGCCGAGGGGGACGAGCTCACGCCGCGCCCGGCGATCCGGTCGGAGGGCTGGATCAGCGACCGCGTTCTGCTGGGCGTGCACGACGACGAGCTCGGCTGGGCCGTGCAGCGGGGGCAGGGCAACTACGAGCAGAGTGCCTGGCGCGCCCACCGCACGAACATCTTCACCGGTGACGACCACGTCGACGGAACCATTTCGCGTCCGTCGGTTTTCACCGGCAACTGGTTCACCTACTCGTCGTTGCTGCGTTACCCGGCCGACGGCGACAGCATCCCGCTGCTCAAGCACTTCGCGGGCACCGGCGCGGGTGGCGTCGACGGTGAGATGGCCGTGAACCGGTTCGGCGACGACGGCCGGGCGATCGTCGACGTGGCCGCCGACGACTGGACCGTGGTCAAGGTGGTGGCCGACCCGCCGCTGCCCGGGCCGTACGAGCAGGACACGGCCGAGTCCCGCACCTACCGGGTGCAGCGCTTCGAGAACGGCGGGCCGTGGGAGACCCTGGCCGAGACCACCGACGCGATCAGCTCGGTGGCGTTCAGCCGGGACACGTTCAGCGTGGCCTGGGACTCGCAGGCTCCCGGGCAGTCCCGCCGCATCCACACCCGGCGCGAGACCGAGAACGGGCCGGAGGAGACCGTCTTCACCGATTCCGACCCGGACGTCGCGGACGTCGACCTGGCCGCCGGCGCGGGTGGCGTCGGCTACCTGGTGTGGGGTCAGGACGGCGACGGTGCCGGTCAGAGCGAACTGCGCATCGTCAACGGCGAAACTGCCCGCACCGTGCCCCTTCCCGCCGGCAGCGCGGGACTGGCCGCGGTCGGCGACCGGTTCCTGACCGCGGCCGGCGGCAGCGACCAGATCGCCGGCGTCTACAGCGTCAGCCCGGACGACCGGGCGGTGCGCACGGCGACCGTGCCCAGCGCCACCCAGCCCGTCACCGGACTCTCGCTGGCCGCGTCCACCCTCTACTACGCCGACACCACGCTCGACGCCGCCGGCTACCGCTCGATCTGGAAGACCCCGGTCGGCGCCGGGCTGAAGCTCGGGAAGGCCAAGCGGGTCAGCCTGTCCGGTCTTCCCGCCGAGCCGGCCGAGCAGGTGCAGGGGCAGGCCTTCTTCTCGGCCGGGCGCGGCCTGGTGCTCGGCCCGGACACCCCGTACAAGTGGCGGCTCCTCGACCGGGGCAAGGTCACCGGCACCATCGACGCCCTGAACGGGTACGACGTGCGGCCCGTGATCTCCGGGCCCTACGCGCTGCTCGAGCGCACCGTCGTCGACCCGGAGGGAGAGGTCGTCTACTCGATTCCCGAGGCCAACTGGTACGGGAGCGGCCAGCGTGACCTGTTCGGCTCGTCCGTCGTCTTCAGCCTCTACCCCGACTATCCGGAGTCGGACGCGGGGGCCGAGGTGTGGCTCGACGACATCGAGAACCAGGAGCCGGAGCTGCTGGGGCACGCGAAGGGCTGCTGGCCGGGCGCTCCGGTCTCGGTCTGGGGTGAGCTCGTGGCCTGGATCTCGTGCGAGACCGGGGTGATCACCATCCGCAACCTGCGCACCGGCCAGGAGCGCACGGTCGAGGGCGGGCCGCAGTCGGTCTATGCCGCGAGCGGACGGCTGGAACTGGGCGAGGGAGCGGTCTTCTGGACCACCTACTCCGACGAGAGGTCCGTCTTCGAGGGCCACGTGCTCGACCTGCTGACACCCGGGGCCACGCCGGTCGACCTGGCCGGTGACTGGGGTCTGGCGGCGTTCGACGACCACCTGCTCGCGCACCGTACCTCGATCGAGGGGCGCGTCGAGGTACAGCGACTGCCCTTCGAGGCCAGGTACCGGCCGCGGCTGATCGGCAAGCTGGCCGACGCGTCGTTCCGGGCGGCCGCCGAGCAGACCTGGAAGCCGCGGTTCGACGTGACCAAGCCGCTGGTCGACGTGAAGCTGACGATCACGGACGCGGCCGGGCAGGTCGTGCGCACCCTCACGGGGACCGCCCCGGACGGCAGTGTCCGCGACCTGACCTGGGACGGGCGTGACCGTCAGGGCCGGTTGCAGAAGGTGGGTCTGTACCGGTGGACGCTCACGGGTAGTGCCGCCGACGGCGACGGGACGCTGCGGGGCAAGAGGGGCGGTGAGCTCGTCACCGGTTCCGTGCGCATCAAGGGCTGA
- a CDS encoding DUF4126 domain-containing protein: MIAALTGSGLAAAAGLNAWIPFVLVAMIARFTELIDLPSDYDWVTSEWALGVGVLLLLTEIVVDKVPVVDHVNDLVQTAVRPTVGGLISSATFSAQNLDNSQWMRDNPWAGAIIGVAVAGLTHATKSAARPVINVGTAGFGAPVASTIEDVLSVVVSVLAIFAPIVILVVLVIMAWVMVRIWRRWAAWRARRQSPGLPKTQELPTG, translated from the coding sequence GTGATCGCTGCTCTGACCGGGTCCGGCCTGGCCGCGGCCGCCGGGCTCAACGCGTGGATCCCGTTCGTGCTGGTGGCGATGATCGCGCGGTTCACCGAGCTGATCGACCTGCCCTCCGACTACGACTGGGTGACGTCCGAGTGGGCCCTCGGGGTCGGCGTCCTGCTGCTCCTGACCGAGATCGTGGTCGACAAGGTGCCCGTGGTCGACCACGTCAACGACCTCGTCCAGACCGCGGTGCGGCCCACCGTGGGCGGGCTCATCTCGAGCGCCACCTTCAGCGCGCAGAACCTCGACAACAGCCAGTGGATGCGTGACAACCCGTGGGCCGGGGCGATCATCGGTGTGGCCGTGGCCGGTCTGACGCACGCCACCAAGTCGGCGGCGCGGCCGGTGATCAACGTCGGCACGGCCGGGTTCGGGGCGCCGGTGGCCTCGACGATCGAAGACGTGCTCTCGGTCGTCGTCAGCGTGCTGGCGATCTTCGCCCCGATCGTCATCCTCGTGGTGCTGGTGATCATGGCCTGGGTGATGGTGAGGATCTGGCGGCGCTGGGCGGCCTGGCGGGCGCGGCGGCAGTCGCCGGGTCTGCCGAAGACGCAGGAACTGCCCACCGGCTGA
- a CDS encoding response regulator transcription factor, which yields MNSGADGSADDAADGSADGSADSGADGGADVSVGGGADDGVGDGVKDGVEPAERSGVKVVLVDDHPAILAGVQAWMALATPAVEVVAAGSDLSAAWLEPGRSVPVVVMDLQLGGAPAYADLSRLVEHGRQVVVYSMREDSDTALTCLEIGAFTYLTKAEGQAHLVDAVRAAHESRPYVSPSLAGAMGVDNRRIRPDLAPREIDVLLEWFRCESKDLVGQKLGISARTVSTYIDRVRIKYANTGRPAGTKATLVARAIQDGLVSLDDL from the coding sequence GTGAACAGCGGTGCGGACGGCAGTGCGGACGACGCTGCGGACGGCAGTGCGGACGGCAGTGCGGACAGCGGTGCGGACGGCGGTGCGGACGTCAGCGTGGGCGGCGGTGCGGACGACGGTGTGGGCGACGGGGTGAAGGACGGCGTGGAGCCAGCAGAGCGGTCCGGCGTGAAAGTCGTTCTGGTGGACGACCATCCGGCGATCCTGGCCGGGGTGCAGGCGTGGATGGCGCTCGCCACGCCCGCGGTGGAGGTGGTCGCCGCCGGGTCGGACCTGTCCGCGGCCTGGCTGGAACCGGGGCGGTCGGTGCCCGTGGTGGTGATGGACCTGCAGCTCGGTGGCGCCCCCGCCTACGCGGACCTGTCGCGGCTGGTCGAGCACGGCCGTCAGGTGGTGGTGTACTCGATGCGCGAGGACAGCGACACCGCCCTCACCTGCCTGGAGATCGGCGCGTTCACCTACCTGACCAAGGCCGAGGGGCAGGCGCACCTGGTCGACGCGGTGCGGGCCGCCCACGAGTCACGGCCGTACGTGTCGCCGTCGCTGGCCGGGGCGATGGGCGTTGACAACCGCCGCATCCGCCCCGACCTGGCCCCCCGCGAGATCGACGTGCTGCTCGAGTGGTTCCGTTGCGAGAGCAAGGATCTCGTGGGCCAGAAGCTCGGCATCTCGGCCCGCACGGTCTCCACCTACATCGACCGCGTGCGCATCAAGTACGCCAACACGGGCCGCCCGGCCGGCACCAAGGCCACCCTGGTGGCCCGCGCCATCCAGGACGGCCTGGTCTCGCTCGACGACCTCTGA